The following are from one region of the Veillonella nakazawae genome:
- a CDS encoding MotA/TolQ/ExbB proton channel family protein, with protein sequence MSSIAHLFVAGGFVMYPLVIFLLFALMIGIERIILYRKFTKDLRRFNKVLEKNQSWVMLPSVLERDTEELGALFARAMRSAKNYNGLENRLQDVVSYADERLKRGLSWLSMIVTMAPLLGLLGTVLGMIRAFAVVGGDIGAPTIITGGVSEALVATATGLTVAIIALGFHSYCAAKVNDSITTLEHECGNILDAYNEEHDI encoded by the coding sequence ATGAGTAGCATAGCGCATTTATTTGTGGCTGGTGGATTTGTTATGTATCCGCTAGTAATTTTTTTGCTCTTTGCATTGATGATTGGCATTGAGCGTATCATTTTATATCGTAAGTTTACAAAGGACTTGCGCCGCTTTAATAAGGTGTTAGAGAAGAATCAATCTTGGGTCATGTTACCAAGTGTTCTGGAACGCGACACAGAGGAGCTTGGCGCTTTATTTGCTCGTGCTATGCGCAGTGCAAAGAACTATAATGGTCTAGAAAACCGTTTGCAAGACGTAGTATCTTACGCCGATGAGCGTTTAAAACGCGGCCTTAGCTGGCTTAGTATGATTGTAACGATGGCACCGTTGTTGGGGCTGTTGGGGACAGTGCTGGGTATGATTCGCGCCTTTGCTGTTGTAGGTGGCGATATTGGTGCGCCTACCATCATTACAGGCGGTGTATCTGAAGCCTTAGTGGCAACGGCTACAGGCTTGACTGTAGCGATTATCGCGCTTGGCTTTCACAGTTACTGTGCGGCAAAGGTAAACGATTCTATTACTACCTTAGAGCATGAGTGCGGCAACATCCTCGATGCGTACAACGAGGAACATGATATATGA
- a CDS encoding IS1249 family transposase translates to MRQIKCPDCNETCIKHGVLKSGSQRWFCKHCKVAFTVKINNLSKELSLFLNWLFSTNIQADMPGKGRTFRRKTAKFWSIWPLPPKVEEVHDVVYLDGIYLARNLCVLICCNDTHVLGWYVCRYEHARAWQCLMERIAEPKVVVSDGANGLPKALRKVWPHSSHQRCLFHIFCQVRRYTTSRPKTLAGKDLYTLAKDLFNVKTMDQALVWINELSAWRMTYSDFLREMTIDEFGNKRSTHERLLKAESSLWRLIRQQTLFTFLECIDIIVPTTNNRIEGGVNAQLRSMLRSHRGLSLERRLKAVYWWCYMHSPRPLSISDILNCMPTDESIAAIYKRLSDYCQIDRSIPQWGDAPVWNELHMSTDFPTYWD, encoded by the coding sequence ATGCGACAAATAAAATGTCCTGATTGTAATGAAACATGCATTAAACACGGTGTTTTAAAATCTGGTTCTCAGCGTTGGTTTTGCAAACATTGTAAGGTGGCATTTACCGTTAAAATTAATAATTTAAGTAAAGAGTTAAGCCTATTCTTGAATTGGTTATTCAGCACCAATATTCAAGCTGATATGCCTGGTAAAGGTCGTACATTCAGGCGTAAAACCGCTAAATTTTGGTCCATATGGCCATTGCCACCAAAAGTGGAAGAAGTACATGATGTGGTATATCTTGATGGAATTTACTTAGCTAGGAATTTATGTGTTTTGATTTGTTGCAATGATACTCATGTTCTAGGATGGTATGTCTGTCGTTATGAGCATGCTAGAGCTTGGCAGTGTTTAATGGAACGGATTGCCGAACCTAAAGTTGTTGTGTCTGATGGTGCTAATGGTTTGCCTAAAGCATTACGTAAAGTTTGGCCTCATAGCAGTCACCAAAGATGCTTGTTTCACATTTTTTGTCAGGTTAGACGATATACGACAAGTAGACCTAAAACGTTAGCAGGAAAGGATCTTTATACTCTGGCTAAAGATTTATTTAATGTGAAAACAATGGATCAAGCTCTTGTATGGATTAATGAACTTTCAGCGTGGCGAATGACATATTCTGATTTTTTACGAGAAATGACGATTGATGAATTCGGAAACAAACGCTCTACACATGAGCGTTTGCTTAAAGCCGAATCATCATTATGGCGTCTGATTAGGCAACAAACTTTATTTACATTTTTGGAATGTATTGATATTATAGTACCTACAACAAATAATCGTATTGAAGGTGGAGTAAATGCTCAACTAAGAAGTATGTTACGATCTCATAGGGGCCTTTCACTTGAAAGAAGACTAAAAGCGGTCTATTGGTGGTGCTATATGCACTCACCAAGACCGCTTTCTATTTCAGATATATTAAATTGTATGCCTACAGATGAATCGATTGCTGCTATCTACAAACGGTTATCTGATTATTGCCAAATAGATCGCTCAATACCTCAATGGGGTGATGCTCCTGTTTGGAATGAGCTACATATGTCTACAGATTTTCCAACTTATTGGGATTAG
- a CDS encoding DUF3829 domain-containing protein yields MKPLVKKMLTVVLCASTLTAPLFLTGCSVSKVANSVQQGVQKKSQDDVKVFNNYIKAVGDFNSHTVRFGYAIGPDIQKLREGQHLTSFMAPHFDSLQKNLQAAKDAGVPYDDMKEPLDNVLAVLKDIVPVASELDTYYETNSYQADNYAKEQQLGPKYVQLYDQFYAAYNQLDTVIHKHNTENQQEQLKELKDSGKKNAAAAQEVHLRLTALLDGFEEGKQIDVNAANQELQGIMDVSSSITSPEYNSTKNSLNTAIGRIRTFLGDQTNDHYNDMVESYNSFIGSMNRLDMNKLDK; encoded by the coding sequence ATGAAACCACTAGTAAAGAAAATGCTAACAGTAGTATTGTGCGCATCAACTCTAACAGCACCATTATTCTTGACAGGATGTAGTGTTTCTAAGGTTGCCAATAGCGTACAACAAGGTGTTCAAAAGAAATCACAAGATGACGTTAAAGTGTTTAACAACTACATTAAAGCCGTTGGCGATTTTAACAGTCATACAGTGCGCTTTGGCTATGCTATCGGCCCAGACATTCAAAAACTAAGAGAAGGTCAACATTTAACAAGCTTTATGGCACCACATTTTGATTCTTTACAAAAGAACTTACAAGCCGCTAAGGATGCTGGCGTGCCATATGATGATATGAAAGAACCTTTAGATAATGTATTGGCTGTATTAAAGGATATTGTACCAGTAGCCAGTGAATTGGATACGTACTACGAAACTAATTCATATCAAGCAGATAATTATGCTAAGGAACAACAATTAGGACCTAAATACGTTCAATTATATGATCAGTTCTATGCAGCGTATAATCAACTAGACACAGTAATTCACAAACATAATACAGAAAATCAACAAGAACAATTGAAAGAACTTAAGGATTCTGGTAAGAAAAATGCAGCGGCAGCTCAAGAAGTTCATTTACGTTTAACTGCATTATTGGATGGCTTTGAAGAAGGCAAGCAAATTGATGTAAATGCGGCTAACCAAGAGTTGCAAGGTATCATGGATGTATCCAGTAGTATTACTAGTCCGGAATATAACAGTACTAAGAATTCATTAAATACAGCTATTGGTAGAATTCGTACATTCTTAGGTGACCAAACAAATGACCATTATAATGATATGGTTGAATCCTATAATAGCTTTATTGGCAGTATGAATCGTTTGGATATGAACAAACTTGATAAATAA
- the meaB gene encoding methylmalonyl Co-A mutase-associated GTPase MeaB: MTDNKRPTPDILRNTQVATGESSAPELGVKNANAEGSTYRPDWVPEDAKKDDTFACHVMKGVKEMHDGLLSSSAHLAPSVRPVQRRKKLTVADYVRGIEQGDRVILSRAITLVESNNKDHFKLAQQVLQAVLPRTGKALRIGITGVPGAGKSTFIEAFGNMLIEAGYKVAVLAVDPTSQVTKGSILGDKTRMETLTKHPEAYIRPSPAGGTLGGVARKSRETMLLCEAAGYDIILVETVGVGQSEVTVRSMVDFFMLIVLTGAGDELQGIKKGVMELADAIVVNKADGDNLKRALIARSDYDRMLHYIRPATEKWKTQAYTCSAVTKDGLDELWDVIQEFAEQGKENGVFLKRRQEQSLRWVRDMIDEHLHNLFFNNVVIQGRMGEVEAAVLDGEMSESQAVEELIGVFDKSIK, from the coding sequence ATGACTGATAATAAACGGCCTACTCCGGATATATTGCGTAATACACAGGTTGCCACTGGTGAAAGTAGCGCCCCTGAATTAGGTGTAAAAAACGCAAATGCCGAGGGTAGTACGTATCGTCCCGACTGGGTGCCAGAAGATGCGAAAAAAGATGATACCTTTGCGTGTCACGTGATGAAAGGCGTCAAGGAAATGCACGACGGCCTCTTGTCTAGCTCTGCTCATCTGGCTCCGTCGGTACGTCCCGTACAGCGGCGAAAGAAGTTAACTGTCGCTGATTATGTACGCGGTATCGAGCAGGGGGACCGCGTTATACTTTCACGGGCTATCACATTAGTAGAAAGTAATAATAAGGACCATTTCAAACTAGCTCAACAAGTATTGCAAGCCGTATTGCCTCGCACGGGCAAGGCGTTGCGCATCGGTATTACTGGTGTGCCTGGGGCCGGTAAAAGTACATTTATTGAAGCCTTTGGCAACATGCTCATTGAAGCTGGTTACAAGGTTGCCGTACTCGCTGTAGACCCTACAAGCCAAGTCACAAAAGGCAGTATTTTGGGCGATAAAACGCGGATGGAAACGTTGACGAAACATCCTGAAGCCTATATTCGTCCGTCGCCGGCTGGTGGTACACTAGGCGGTGTGGCTCGTAAAAGTAGAGAAACGATGCTACTTTGCGAGGCTGCTGGGTACGATATTATTCTCGTCGAAACCGTAGGGGTTGGGCAAAGCGAAGTCACTGTGCGCTCCATGGTAGACTTCTTTATGCTCATCGTCTTAACTGGTGCAGGCGATGAATTGCAAGGCATCAAAAAAGGCGTTATGGAGCTGGCTGATGCTATTGTGGTTAACAAGGCTGATGGGGACAACCTCAAGCGTGCTCTCATCGCTCGTAGCGATTACGATCGGATGTTACATTACATCCGTCCAGCTACGGAAAAATGGAAAACACAAGCCTATACTTGTTCAGCTGTTACGAAGGATGGTCTCGACGAATTGTGGGATGTAATCCAAGAATTTGCTGAACAAGGTAAAGAAAATGGCGTCTTCTTAAAACGCCGTCAAGAACAATCCCTCCGTTGGGTACGTGATATGATTGACGAACACTTGCACAACCTATTCTTTAATAATGTAGTCATTCAAGGTCGTATGGGCGAAGTCGAAGCAGCTGTTTTAGACGGTGAAATGAGCGAATCTCAAGCCGTTGAAGAATTAATTGGGGTTTTTGACAAGTCTATTAAATGA
- the scpA gene encoding methylmalonyl-CoA mutase, with translation MFKNPDFSSLGLGSQSPTSRDAWLAELQKETGKSFEDLYNTTMEQIQLKPLYTEMDYEGMTHLDYMAGVPPFLRGPYSTMYVTRPWTVRQYAGFSTAEESNAFYRRNLAAGQKGLSIAFDLATHRGYDSDHPRVVGDVGKAGVAVDSILDMEILFSGIPLDQMSVSMTMNGAVLPVMAFYILAGEEQGVDKKVMAGTIQNDILKEFMVRNTYIYPPATSMRIIGDIFAYTSQYMPKFNSISISGYHMQEAGATADIELGYTLADGLEYIRTGVNAGLHVDKFAPRLSFFWAIGKNYFMEVAKMRAARMLWAKIIKSFGSENPKSMALRTHSQTSGWSLTEQDPFNNVARTCMEAMGAALGHTQSLHTNALDEAIALPTDFSARIARNTQLYIQDETKVCKVIDPWGGSYYVEALTDELIRRAWGHIQEIESLGGMAKAIDTGLPKMRIEEAAARRQARIDSGREAIIGINKYRLDKEDPLDILDVDNTAVREAQIRRLEQLRANRDEDKVQSCLEAITNATESGEGNLLALALEAARARASLGEISFAVEKVCGRHKAVIRSISGVYSSEYEDDDVIKEVRQMADDFEELEGRRPRIMIAKMGQDGHDRGAKVIATSFADMGFDVDIGPLFQTPEETAQDAVDNDVHIVGFSSLAAGHKTLLPQLVEELNKRGRGDILVAIGGVIPAQDYEFLREHGAVAIFGPGTVLPVAAKKLLETLTSHVQDEGND, from the coding sequence ATGTTTAAAAATCCAGACTTCTCCTCTCTTGGCTTGGGATCTCAGTCGCCGACATCTCGCGATGCATGGCTTGCTGAACTTCAAAAAGAAACAGGAAAAAGCTTTGAAGATTTATATAATACGACAATGGAGCAAATCCAACTAAAACCTCTCTACACAGAGATGGATTATGAAGGTATGACACACCTTGACTATATGGCTGGTGTACCTCCATTCTTGCGTGGACCTTATTCCACAATGTATGTTACTCGTCCTTGGACAGTACGTCAGTACGCTGGTTTCTCCACAGCAGAAGAATCCAATGCGTTTTACCGTCGTAACTTGGCAGCGGGCCAAAAAGGTTTATCTATCGCCTTTGACCTTGCCACACACCGTGGTTACGACTCCGACCATCCTCGCGTAGTAGGTGACGTTGGTAAAGCAGGTGTTGCGGTAGATTCCATCCTCGATATGGAAATTCTATTCTCCGGTATTCCTCTTGACCAAATGTCCGTATCCATGACAATGAACGGCGCCGTATTGCCTGTCATGGCGTTCTATATCCTAGCTGGTGAAGAACAAGGCGTTGATAAAAAGGTTATGGCTGGTACAATCCAAAATGATATCTTGAAAGAGTTCATGGTACGTAATACCTATATTTACCCTCCAGCTACGTCCATGCGCATCATCGGCGATATCTTTGCTTACACTTCTCAGTACATGCCTAAGTTCAACAGTATCTCCATTTCTGGCTATCATATGCAAGAAGCAGGCGCTACTGCAGATATCGAATTAGGTTACACATTGGCCGATGGTCTTGAATACATCCGTACCGGTGTAAATGCAGGCCTTCACGTAGATAAATTCGCTCCACGTTTGTCCTTCTTCTGGGCAATCGGTAAAAACTACTTCATGGAAGTAGCGAAAATGCGTGCAGCTCGTATGTTGTGGGCTAAGATTATTAAGAGCTTCGGTTCTGAAAATCCAAAATCAATGGCACTTCGTACACATAGCCAAACATCTGGGTGGTCTTTGACAGAACAAGATCCATTCAACAACGTAGCTCGTACATGTATGGAAGCAATGGGTGCCGCTTTGGGCCATACACAATCCTTACATACAAATGCGCTTGATGAAGCCATCGCGTTACCTACGGACTTCTCCGCGCGTATTGCTCGTAATACTCAGCTTTACATCCAAGACGAAACTAAGGTATGTAAAGTTATCGACCCATGGGGCGGTTCCTATTATGTAGAAGCCTTGACTGATGAATTGATCCGTCGTGCTTGGGGTCATATCCAAGAAATCGAATCCCTTGGTGGTATGGCGAAAGCGATTGATACTGGTCTTCCTAAGATGCGTATCGAAGAAGCGGCAGCTCGTCGCCAAGCTCGTATCGACTCTGGCCGTGAAGCGATTATCGGTATCAATAAATATCGTCTAGATAAAGAAGATCCATTGGATATCTTAGACGTAGATAACACAGCTGTACGGGAAGCGCAAATTCGTCGTCTCGAACAATTGCGTGCTAACCGTGACGAAGATAAGGTTCAATCCTGTCTCGAAGCGATTACAAATGCTACAGAATCCGGGGAAGGCAACTTGCTTGCTCTTGCGCTTGAAGCCGCTCGTGCTCGTGCATCCTTGGGTGAAATTTCCTTTGCTGTTGAAAAGGTTTGTGGCCGTCATAAAGCAGTTATCCGCTCTATTTCTGGCGTATATTCTAGTGAATATGAAGATGATGATGTTATCAAAGAAGTTCGCCAAATGGCAGATGATTTCGAAGAACTCGAAGGTCGTCGCCCTCGTATTATGATTGCGAAGATGGGCCAAGACGGTCATGACCGCGGTGCCAAAGTTATCGCTACATCCTTCGCGGATATGGGCTTTGACGTAGATATCGGACCTTTGTTCCAAACGCCAGAAGAAACAGCGCAAGATGCGGTGGATAATGACGTTCATATCGTCGGCTTCAGTTCCCTTGCGGCAGGTCACAAAACATTGTTACCTCAACTTGTAGAAGAACTCAACAAGCGAGGTCGTGGAGATATTTTGGTTGCCATCGGTGGCGTAATCCCTGCTCAGGACTATGAGTTCCTACGCGAACATGGCGCAGTGGCTATCTTTGGCCCTGGTACAGTTTTGCCAGTAGCGGCGAAAAAATTACTAGAAACATTGACTAGCCACGTTCAAGACGAAGGCAATGACTGA